In one Desulfobacterales bacterium genomic region, the following are encoded:
- a CDS encoding sugar phosphate isomerase/epimerase: METINMAEQIRNVQVNIPFGMLYKDYLDRFLNYRLNPEIGFDARSLDTYSLADFGKIASRLQKNGLTTTFHAPFMDLAPGSPDPAVRALTRQRFKQVLELVPVFRPKTIVCHGGYDPKRYGHMQAEWLQNSLEIWEWLAADVRSAGAVLMIENVYEQGPAEMRTLFERLQHQGVRFCLDIGHQHAFSRSTLENWLQALGPFLGQVHLHDNNGSRDSHLALGKGNNDLSTLFQFLKTHCSRPLVVTLEPHREADLWPSLAYLKEAWR; the protein is encoded by the coding sequence ATGGAAACAATCAATATGGCGGAACAAATTCGGAACGTTCAGGTGAACATACCGTTTGGTATGCTTTACAAAGATTACCTGGATCGATTTCTCAATTACCGGCTGAATCCCGAGATCGGCTTTGACGCCCGCAGCCTTGATACCTATTCCCTTGCCGATTTCGGCAAGATCGCTTCCCGGCTGCAAAAAAATGGACTGACCACAACCTTTCATGCCCCTTTCATGGATCTGGCGCCGGGATCGCCGGACCCGGCCGTAAGGGCGTTGACCCGGCAGCGCTTCAAACAGGTGCTGGAACTGGTCCCTGTTTTCAGGCCGAAAACAATTGTCTGCCATGGCGGCTATGACCCTAAACGCTATGGGCATATGCAAGCGGAGTGGCTCCAAAACAGCCTGGAAATCTGGGAGTGGCTGGCTGCCGACGTCCGTAGCGCCGGTGCTGTGTTAATGATAGAAAATGTATATGAACAGGGGCCGGCGGAGATGCGGACCTTGTTTGAACGCCTCCAACACCAGGGGGTAAGGTTTTGCCTGGATATCGGGCATCAGCATGCCTTCAGCCGGAGTACCCTGGAAAATTGGCTGCAGGCGCTCGGTCCCTTTCTGGGGCAGGTCCACCTGCACGATAATAACGGGAGCCGGGACAGTCATCTGGCCCTGGGAAAGGGTAATAATGACCTGTCAACCCTTTTCCAATTCCTGAAAACCCATTGCAGCCGTCCCCTGGTGGTGACCCTGGAACCCCACAGGGAGGCGGATCTCTGGCCCAGTCTGGCGTATTTAAAGGAAGCCTGGCGCTAA